In the genome of Ancylomarina subtilis, one region contains:
- a CDS encoding EI24 domain-containing protein translates to MTFFKDFGFGLRTYSEALSFIFKKKLAWFFLFPIAFNILLFWFGWDLVSHFTETAKVYLENQLQLKQGDFWGSGFLKTAMDAFVWITFKVMFFLLFAYLGGYIIIILMSPIFSYLSERTEKIKTGVDYPFSIVQLLKDVLRGVLIAIRNFSIELLLTGLMFILSFIPIIGWFAAIMLFFISAYFYGFSFMDYALERKKLNLKQSVQFMGENKGIVIANGFVFSLCLIIPFCGVSFSSFAAIISVVAGTLAISEMDTRN, encoded by the coding sequence ATGACTTTTTTTAAAGATTTCGGATTCGGACTCCGTACTTATTCTGAAGCTCTCAGCTTTATTTTCAAAAAAAAGCTGGCTTGGTTCTTCCTATTTCCCATTGCCTTTAATATTCTGCTTTTCTGGTTTGGTTGGGACTTAGTAAGTCATTTCACGGAAACAGCAAAAGTCTATCTCGAAAATCAGCTTCAGTTAAAACAAGGGGATTTTTGGGGCTCAGGCTTCTTAAAAACCGCTATGGATGCCTTTGTTTGGATCACATTCAAAGTCATGTTTTTCTTACTTTTTGCCTATCTGGGTGGGTACATTATCATTATTCTGATGTCCCCCATTTTCTCCTACCTATCAGAACGAACTGAGAAAATTAAAACAGGAGTTGACTATCCTTTTAGCATTGTTCAGCTTTTAAAAGATGTTTTAAGAGGAGTCTTAATCGCAATCAGAAACTTCAGTATCGAACTCCTTCTTACCGGCCTCATGTTCATCCTGAGTTTTATTCCTATTATAGGTTGGTTTGCCGCAATTATGCTTTTCTTTATTTCAGCCTATTTCTATGGCTTCTCATTCATGGACTATGCCCTTGAACGCAAAAAATTAAATCTAAAACAAAGCGTCCAGTTCATGGGGGAAAATAAAGGAATTGTTATTGCCAATGGCTTTGTCTTTTCTCTTTGTTTGATTATACCTTTCTGCGGTGTTTCCTTCTCAAGTTTTGCAGCCATTATTTCGGTTGTGGCCGGAACTCTAGCCATAAGCGAGATGGATACAAGAAACTAG
- a CDS encoding MFS transporter: protein MTDAIKKTLRDSAGARWFVLILVSVTMLIAYTFMEVLSPLQTLIQSTYGWSGTDWGLVTGAQGYLNVFAFMLIFSGIVLDKMGIKFTAIGSGLVMIFGAIVKYYAFAHNFEIGSTIIGIDSRVFVSATGFAIFCVGAEGAGITVSRIIVKWFKGREMALAMGTEMALARLGSFLALFGSPRIADAFSIPTAVLVGTIALCIGLILFIVYCLMDVRLDKQIEDEAEEEEPFKISDLGVIIKSKGFWYIAILCLLFYSAVFPFYKFSSGLMVNKFGIDPSTAGDIPSILPFGTILLTPLFGFIYDKYGKGASIMILGAVLLVIVHTIFYIPALTATWVAIFAVVLLGIAFSLVPSAMWPSVPKIIPDKQLGSAYALIFYVQNIGLMLVPILLGVVLDKTNPGVNEKTESAILNFRAEGIPANEISAKVQALREAGDIPMFDYSSTWLIFVGLTILATVFGFLLKAEDRKKGYGLELPNIEK from the coding sequence ATGACAGATGCTATTAAAAAGACTTTGAGAGATAGTGCAGGCGCTCGTTGGTTTGTGTTAATTCTCGTTTCGGTAACTATGCTTATAGCATATACCTTTATGGAGGTACTCTCTCCACTTCAAACGCTTATTCAAAGTACATACGGATGGAGTGGTACAGATTGGGGGCTGGTTACGGGTGCCCAGGGATACTTAAATGTATTTGCATTTATGCTGATCTTTTCGGGTATTGTACTAGATAAAATGGGGATTAAATTTACCGCCATTGGATCTGGTTTGGTAATGATTTTTGGAGCTATTGTCAAATATTATGCATTTGCCCATAATTTCGAAATAGGATCTACAATCATAGGGATTGATTCCAGAGTGTTTGTTTCAGCAACAGGATTTGCAATATTCTGTGTTGGAGCTGAAGGTGCTGGTATAACTGTATCCAGAATAATTGTGAAATGGTTTAAAGGACGAGAAATGGCGCTTGCAATGGGTACTGAGATGGCCCTGGCACGTTTAGGTTCGTTTCTTGCCTTATTCGGATCTCCTCGAATTGCTGATGCTTTTAGCATCCCAACGGCTGTATTAGTTGGTACGATTGCTTTGTGTATTGGATTAATCCTTTTCATTGTTTATTGCCTAATGGATGTGAGATTGGATAAACAAATTGAAGATGAAGCTGAGGAGGAAGAACCATTCAAAATTTCGGATCTTGGTGTCATTATTAAAAGCAAGGGCTTTTGGTATATTGCTATTCTTTGTTTGTTATTCTATTCTGCCGTTTTCCCATTTTATAAGTTTTCTTCGGGTTTAATGGTGAACAAGTTTGGTATTGATCCATCTACAGCTGGTGATATTCCTTCTATCTTACCATTTGGAACGATTCTTTTAACGCCTTTGTTTGGGTTTATATACGATAAATACGGTAAAGGTGCTTCTATCATGATTCTTGGAGCTGTATTGCTTGTTATTGTACATACCATATTCTATATACCTGCGCTGACTGCAACATGGGTTGCAATTTTCGCGGTTGTTCTACTGGGAATTGCTTTCTCATTAGTTCCTTCGGCTATGTGGCCTTCGGTTCCAAAGATTATTCCTGATAAGCAATTAGGGTCAGCTTATGCATTAATTTTCTATGTTCAAAATATTGGTTTAATGCTTGTGCCTATTTTACTCGGTGTTGTTTTAGATAAAACAAATCCAGGTGTTAATGAAAAAACCGAAAGTGCCATCCTTAATTTCAGAGCAGAGGGGATTCCTGCAAACGAAATATCAGCAAAAGTTCAGGCTCTAAGAGAGGCTGGGGATATTCCCATGTTTGATTATTCATCAACTTGGTTAATTTTTGTTGGATTAACCATACTAGCTACTGTATTTGGTTTCTTATTGAAAGCAGAAGATCGTAAAAAAGGCTATGGCCTTGAACTTCCAAATATTGAGAAATAA
- a CDS encoding MFS transporter: MAITKAASLSIRDSKSARWFVLLTVSFLMLTGYFFTDIMSPLQGMLRDQMGWSNSSYGTFAGSYSVLNVFCLMLIFGGIILDKAGIRFTGTFFVGIMIVGAFFNYYAMTDTFNNGGLGYNFLNSFLTDYKPSLKMAMIGYALFGVGVEIAGITVSRIIVKWFKGKEMALAMGLEMACARGGMLIAFSASPWMTGADKIISRPLAFGVVLLVIGLLAFFVHNMMDKRLDAEVAADTSVVASEEEFKASDVFLLFKNPGFILISLLCVLFYSAVFPFTKFAPDLMVQKYGFAEEFSGMIVGLLPIGTMILTPIFGAFMDKKGKSASIMMLGSLLLIFSHTIFAFLPGNTGFAFAAMIVLGFAFSFVPAAMWPSVPKIIPESRLGSAYAMIFMIQNVGLMLFPMLLGAVLDSANEGIADGAALNYTEPMMLMVGCGIAALVVAFFLRVVDKKKGYGLDLPNIQE; this comes from the coding sequence ATGGCTATAACTAAAGCTGCTAGTCTTTCAATTCGAGACAGCAAAAGTGCAAGATGGTTCGTTTTATTAACGGTATCGTTCTTGATGCTTACAGGATATTTCTTTACAGATATCATGTCTCCTTTACAGGGAATGTTACGTGACCAAATGGGATGGTCAAACTCATCTTATGGAACTTTTGCTGGTTCTTATTCTGTATTAAACGTCTTCTGTTTGATGCTTATTTTTGGTGGGATTATCCTTGATAAAGCAGGTATTCGTTTTACAGGTACTTTCTTTGTTGGGATTATGATTGTTGGAGCTTTTTTCAACTATTACGCCATGACAGATACTTTTAATAATGGTGGTTTAGGATATAACTTTCTTAACTCGTTTTTAACTGACTATAAGCCTTCTTTAAAGATGGCTATGATTGGATATGCTTTATTCGGAGTAGGTGTTGAGATTGCTGGTATTACTGTTTCTCGAATCATTGTAAAATGGTTTAAGGGAAAAGAAATGGCATTGGCGATGGGACTTGAGATGGCTTGTGCTCGTGGTGGTATGCTTATCGCATTCTCTGCTTCACCATGGATGACTGGTGCTGATAAAATTATTTCACGTCCATTGGCTTTTGGTGTTGTTCTTTTAGTTATTGGTTTATTGGCATTCTTTGTTCATAATATGATGGATAAGAGGTTAGATGCTGAGGTGGCTGCTGATACTAGTGTTGTCGCTTCTGAAGAAGAATTTAAGGCTTCTGATGTATTCTTGTTGTTCAAGAACCCAGGATTTATTCTAATTTCATTGCTTTGTGTCTTATTTTATTCAGCAGTTTTCCCATTCACGAAGTTTGCGCCAGACTTGATGGTTCAGAAATATGGTTTTGCTGAAGAATTCTCAGGAATGATTGTAGGTCTTCTTCCTATTGGAACAATGATTCTAACGCCAATCTTTGGTGCTTTCATGGATAAAAAAGGAAAATCAGCTAGTATTATGATGTTGGGATCTTTATTATTGATCTTCTCACACACTATTTTTGCTTTCTTACCTGGTAATACTGGGTTTGCATTTGCTGCCATGATTGTTCTAGGTTTTGCTTTCTCTTTTGTACCTGCTGCTATGTGGCCTTCAGTACCAAAGATTATACCGGAATCACGTTTGGGTTCAGCTTATGCAATGATCTTTATGATCCAGAATGTGGGTCTAATGTTATTCCCTATGCTTTTGGGAGCTGTATTGGATTCGGCAAACGAAGGAATTGCTGACGGTGCTGCTCTTAATTATACTGAGCCAATGATGTTGATGGTTGGTTGTGGTATTGCTGCTCTTGTTGTAGCTTTCTTCTTGAGAGTTGTAGATAAGAAAAAAGGATACGGTTTGGATCTTCCTAATATTCAGGAATAA